The Lycium barbarum isolate Lr01 chromosome 12, ASM1917538v2, whole genome shotgun sequence genome includes a region encoding these proteins:
- the LOC132623654 gene encoding sodium/calcium exchanger NCL1-like isoform X5 translates to MELIHLLAIKNMHILLEKYYLLITGERLVSRGSKALFNILGPGTFGATIFPILKTLPRIVMVIASGVSARKEKAQNQISSGISTTVGATVFNLTLMWGICLINGTKDMTKEPGLQPAESSPFKRLKGLSDTGVTIDKETSYTAGIMLISLIPFVLVQPVTAFNSFFGRRILIFITLIVSLMLLLSYFLYQILNPWMQKRSLEYSKYENLLAGFLHHVQRHARGKLINEEGQPDIDAIKRFFHETDRDANKCLTLAELEKLILEMESGKVQVDKDFAISKILNSFDQNNDKIIEEEEFVEGCKRWIEEAKQIAQSDESNFKIRKVVEKYTKKQKDEIVEIEHIMARILKHVQTQALEAEHLVKDDGSPNVERIKEIFHQYDFDRNNVMTKPELEELIGSVKFGEVEINRDDSVKKVLRDFDRDGNDRIDEHEFVHGMTKWLNEAISATKCPDKKRAIDEYDTIKWSEVDKIVYEVEKDGEINYKLLTRAFNKSMLQVLLGIAILTLCAKPLVISIKDLSDDMGMPSFLIPFVMVPLALNARMAIAAIFPASQKSLKTASLTFSEIYGGVIMNNIMGMATLLAVVCMRDLRWDYSAEVLIILVVCSIIGLLAFFRTTYPLWTCLLAFSLYPFSVVLFYLLECVFDWA, encoded by the exons ATGGAGTTGATCCACTTATTAGCAATCAAGAATATGCACATTCTTCTGGAAAAATAT TACTTGCTGATTACAGGGGAAAGACTTGTCTCAAGAGGAAGCAAGGCTCTCTTCAATATTCTTGGCCCTGGCACTTTTGGCGCCACTATTTTTCCAATCTTGAAGACTTTGCCCAGGATTGTCATGGTCATTG CATCTGGAGTTTCTGCTAGAAAAGAGAAAGCTCAGAATCAAATCTCTTCTGGAATTAGCACTACTGTTGGAGCCACAGTCTTCAATCTTACTTTAATGTGGGGAATATGTTTGATAAATGGCACTAAAGATATGACAAAAGAACCAGGTCTCCAACCTGCGGAATCTTCACCTTTCAAAAGATTGAAGGGCTTAAGTG ATACAGGCGTTACAATTGACAAGGAAACCAGTTACACTGCTGGAATCATGCTCATTTCCTTGATCCCATTTGTACTAGTTCAGCCAGTCACTGCTTTCAACTCATTCTTTGGAAGGCGTATTCTGATTTTCATCACACTTATAGTATCACTCATGCTTTTGCTCTCATACTTCCTTTATCAG ATTTTGAACCCTTGGATGCAAAAGAGAAGTTTAGAATACTCCAAATATGAGAATTTGCTAGCAGGATTTCTGCATCATGTACAGAGGCATGCAAGAGGGAAGCTCATTAATGAAGAAGGGCAACCTGATATTGATGCCATTAAAAG ATTTTTCCATGAGACTGATAGAGATGCTAACAAATGCCTAACACTTGCTGAATTGGAGAAACTTATACTTGAAATGGAATCAGGGAAGGTTCAGGTGGACAAAGATTTTGCTATTTCTAAGATATTGAATTCTTTTGACCAAAACAACGACAAAATAATCGAGGAGGAAGAGTTTGTTGAAGGATGCAAAAGATGGATCGAAGAAGCAAAGCAGATAGCTCAAAGTGATGAGTCAAATTTTAAAATACGCAAG GTTGTTGAAAAATATACTAAGAAGCAAAAGgatgaaattgttgaaattgAGCATATAATGGCAAGAATTTTGAAGCATGTTCAAACTCAAGCATTAGAAGCTGAACACCTTGTCAAAGACGATGGAAGCCCCAATGTTGAACGTATTAAAGA GATTTTCCATCAGTATGACTTTGACAGGAACAACGTCATGACAAAACCTGAATTAGAAGAACTAATAGGTTCAGTAAAATTTGGAGAAGTTGAAATCAATCGCGATGACTCCGTTAAGAAAGTGTTGAGGGACTTTGATAGAGATGGTAATGACAGGATCGACGAACATGAATTTGTCCATGGGATGACAAAATGGCTCAATGAGGCCATTAGCGCCACCAAATGCCCGGACAAGAAAAGGGCCATTGATGAATATGACACG ATTAAGTGGAGTGAAGTTGACAAAATAGTTTATGAGGTGGAAAAAGATGGAGAAATCAACTATAAGTTGTTGACACGGGCGTTTAACAAATCTATGCTTCAAGTTTTGTTGGGGATTGCAATACTGACATTGTGTGCAAAACCTCTAGTGATTAGTATTAAAGATTTATCAGATGATATGGGAATGCCTTCTTTCCTTATCCCTTTTGTAATGGTACCTCTTGCTCTAAATGCAAGAATGGCAATTGCAGCAATATTTCCAGCAAGTCAGAAGAGTTTAAAAACTGCTTCTTTGACATTCTCAGAG ATATATGGAGGAGTGATCATGAACAACATTATGGGCATGGCAACACTTTTGGCAGTGGTGTGTATGAGGGACCTAAGGTGGGATTATTCAGCTGAAGTGCTAATAATTTTGGTGGTTTGCTCTATAATTGGCCTTCTTGCATTTTTCCGCACCACATATCCACTTTGGACTTGTCTCTTAGCATTTTCTCTATACCCTTTTTCTGTGGTGCTCTTTTACCTTCTTGAATGTGTATTTGATTGGGCCTAA
- the LOC132623654 gene encoding sodium/calcium exchanger NCL1-like isoform X2, producing MQQAPILMAQGRLLRLNSSNKNQLLNISDGVDPLISNQEYAHSSGKICEQVYGVFPCANSISGYIFLIGVYQYLLITGERLVSRGSKALFNILGPGTFGATIFPILKTLPRIVMVIASGVSARKEKAQNQISSGISTTVGATVFNLTLMWGICLINGTKDMTKEPGLQPAESSPFKRLKGLSDTGVTIDKETSYTAGIMLISLIPFVLVQPVTAFNSFFGRRILIFITLIVSLMLLLSYFLYQILNPWMQKRSLEYSKYENLLAGFLHHVQRHARGKLINEEGQPDIDAIKRFFHETDRDANKCLTLAELEKLILEMESGKVQVDKDFAISKILNSFDQNNDKIIEEEEFVEGCKRWIEEAKQIAQSDESNFKIRKVVEKYTKKQKDEIVEIEHIMARILKHVQTQALEAEHLVKDDGSPNVERIKEIFHQYDFDRNNVMTKPELEELIGSVKFGEVEINRDDSVKKVLRDFDRDGNDRIDEHEFVHGMTKWLNEAISATKCPDKKRAIDEYDTIKWSEVDKIVYEVEKDGEINYKLLTRAFNKSMLQVLLGIAILTLCAKPLVISIKDLSDDMGMPSFLIPFVMVPLALNARMAIAAIFPASQKSLKTASLTFSEIYGGVIMNNIMGMATLLAVVCMRDLRWDYSAEVLIILVVCSIIGLLAFFRTTYPLWTCLLAFSLYPFSVVLFYLLECVFDWA from the exons GCGCAGGGCAGGCTTCTAAGGTTAAATTCTTCCAATAAGAACCAATTATTGAATATCTCAGATGGAGTTGATCCACTTATTAGCAATCAAGAATATGCACATTCTTCTGGAAAAATATGTGAGCAGGTTTATGGTGTTTTTCCATGTGCAAACAGCATTAGTGGTTACATTTTCTTGATAGGAGTGTACCAGTACTTGCTGATTACAGGGGAAAGACTTGTCTCAAGAGGAAGCAAGGCTCTCTTCAATATTCTTGGCCCTGGCACTTTTGGCGCCACTATTTTTCCAATCTTGAAGACTTTGCCCAGGATTGTCATGGTCATTG CATCTGGAGTTTCTGCTAGAAAAGAGAAAGCTCAGAATCAAATCTCTTCTGGAATTAGCACTACTGTTGGAGCCACAGTCTTCAATCTTACTTTAATGTGGGGAATATGTTTGATAAATGGCACTAAAGATATGACAAAAGAACCAGGTCTCCAACCTGCGGAATCTTCACCTTTCAAAAGATTGAAGGGCTTAAGTG ATACAGGCGTTACAATTGACAAGGAAACCAGTTACACTGCTGGAATCATGCTCATTTCCTTGATCCCATTTGTACTAGTTCAGCCAGTCACTGCTTTCAACTCATTCTTTGGAAGGCGTATTCTGATTTTCATCACACTTATAGTATCACTCATGCTTTTGCTCTCATACTTCCTTTATCAG ATTTTGAACCCTTGGATGCAAAAGAGAAGTTTAGAATACTCCAAATATGAGAATTTGCTAGCAGGATTTCTGCATCATGTACAGAGGCATGCAAGAGGGAAGCTCATTAATGAAGAAGGGCAACCTGATATTGATGCCATTAAAAG ATTTTTCCATGAGACTGATAGAGATGCTAACAAATGCCTAACACTTGCTGAATTGGAGAAACTTATACTTGAAATGGAATCAGGGAAGGTTCAGGTGGACAAAGATTTTGCTATTTCTAAGATATTGAATTCTTTTGACCAAAACAACGACAAAATAATCGAGGAGGAAGAGTTTGTTGAAGGATGCAAAAGATGGATCGAAGAAGCAAAGCAGATAGCTCAAAGTGATGAGTCAAATTTTAAAATACGCAAG GTTGTTGAAAAATATACTAAGAAGCAAAAGgatgaaattgttgaaattgAGCATATAATGGCAAGAATTTTGAAGCATGTTCAAACTCAAGCATTAGAAGCTGAACACCTTGTCAAAGACGATGGAAGCCCCAATGTTGAACGTATTAAAGA GATTTTCCATCAGTATGACTTTGACAGGAACAACGTCATGACAAAACCTGAATTAGAAGAACTAATAGGTTCAGTAAAATTTGGAGAAGTTGAAATCAATCGCGATGACTCCGTTAAGAAAGTGTTGAGGGACTTTGATAGAGATGGTAATGACAGGATCGACGAACATGAATTTGTCCATGGGATGACAAAATGGCTCAATGAGGCCATTAGCGCCACCAAATGCCCGGACAAGAAAAGGGCCATTGATGAATATGACACG ATTAAGTGGAGTGAAGTTGACAAAATAGTTTATGAGGTGGAAAAAGATGGAGAAATCAACTATAAGTTGTTGACACGGGCGTTTAACAAATCTATGCTTCAAGTTTTGTTGGGGATTGCAATACTGACATTGTGTGCAAAACCTCTAGTGATTAGTATTAAAGATTTATCAGATGATATGGGAATGCCTTCTTTCCTTATCCCTTTTGTAATGGTACCTCTTGCTCTAAATGCAAGAATGGCAATTGCAGCAATATTTCCAGCAAGTCAGAAGAGTTTAAAAACTGCTTCTTTGACATTCTCAGAG ATATATGGAGGAGTGATCATGAACAACATTATGGGCATGGCAACACTTTTGGCAGTGGTGTGTATGAGGGACCTAAGGTGGGATTATTCAGCTGAAGTGCTAATAATTTTGGTGGTTTGCTCTATAATTGGCCTTCTTGCATTTTTCCGCACCACATATCCACTTTGGACTTGTCTCTTAGCATTTTCTCTATACCCTTTTTCTGTGGTGCTCTTTTACCTTCTTGAATGTGTATTTGATTGGGCCTAA
- the LOC132623654 gene encoding sodium/calcium exchanger NCL1-like isoform X3: MSSLSQCLITFIFLLGQAQGRLLRLNSSNKNQLLNISDGVDPLISNQEYAHSSGKIWERLVSRGSKALFNILGPGTFGATIFPILKTLPRIVMVIASGVSARKEKAQNQISSGISTTVGATVFNLTLMWGICLINGTKDMTKEPGLQPAESSPFKRLKGLSDTGVTIDKETSYTAGIMLISLIPFVLVQPVTAFNSFFGRRILIFITLIVSLMLLLSYFLYQILNPWMQKRSLEYSKYENLLAGFLHHVQRHARGKLINEEGQPDIDAIKRFFHETDRDANKCLTLAELEKLILEMESGKVQVDKDFAISKILNSFDQNNDKIIEEEEFVEGCKRWIEEAKQIAQSDESNFKIRKVVEKYTKKQKDEIVEIEHIMARILKHVQTQALEAEHLVKDDGSPNVERIKEIFHQYDFDRNNVMTKPELEELIGSVKFGEVEINRDDSVKKVLRDFDRDGNDRIDEHEFVHGMTKWLNEAISATKCPDKKRAIDEYDTIKWSEVDKIVYEVEKDGEINYKLLTRAFNKSMLQVLLGIAILTLCAKPLVISIKDLSDDMGMPSFLIPFVMVPLALNARMAIAAIFPASQKSLKTASLTFSEIYGGVIMNNIMGMATLLAVVCMRDLRWDYSAEVLIILVVCSIIGLLAFFRTTYPLWTCLLAFSLYPFSVVLFYLLECVFDWA; the protein is encoded by the exons ATGTCAAGTCTTTCACAATGCTTAATCACATTTATTTTTCTACTTGGACAGGCGCAGGGCAGGCTTCTAAGGTTAAATTCTTCCAATAAGAACCAATTATTGAATATCTCAGATGGAGTTGATCCACTTATTAGCAATCAAGAATATGCACATTCTTCTGGAAAAATAT GGGAAAGACTTGTCTCAAGAGGAAGCAAGGCTCTCTTCAATATTCTTGGCCCTGGCACTTTTGGCGCCACTATTTTTCCAATCTTGAAGACTTTGCCCAGGATTGTCATGGTCATTG CATCTGGAGTTTCTGCTAGAAAAGAGAAAGCTCAGAATCAAATCTCTTCTGGAATTAGCACTACTGTTGGAGCCACAGTCTTCAATCTTACTTTAATGTGGGGAATATGTTTGATAAATGGCACTAAAGATATGACAAAAGAACCAGGTCTCCAACCTGCGGAATCTTCACCTTTCAAAAGATTGAAGGGCTTAAGTG ATACAGGCGTTACAATTGACAAGGAAACCAGTTACACTGCTGGAATCATGCTCATTTCCTTGATCCCATTTGTACTAGTTCAGCCAGTCACTGCTTTCAACTCATTCTTTGGAAGGCGTATTCTGATTTTCATCACACTTATAGTATCACTCATGCTTTTGCTCTCATACTTCCTTTATCAG ATTTTGAACCCTTGGATGCAAAAGAGAAGTTTAGAATACTCCAAATATGAGAATTTGCTAGCAGGATTTCTGCATCATGTACAGAGGCATGCAAGAGGGAAGCTCATTAATGAAGAAGGGCAACCTGATATTGATGCCATTAAAAG ATTTTTCCATGAGACTGATAGAGATGCTAACAAATGCCTAACACTTGCTGAATTGGAGAAACTTATACTTGAAATGGAATCAGGGAAGGTTCAGGTGGACAAAGATTTTGCTATTTCTAAGATATTGAATTCTTTTGACCAAAACAACGACAAAATAATCGAGGAGGAAGAGTTTGTTGAAGGATGCAAAAGATGGATCGAAGAAGCAAAGCAGATAGCTCAAAGTGATGAGTCAAATTTTAAAATACGCAAG GTTGTTGAAAAATATACTAAGAAGCAAAAGgatgaaattgttgaaattgAGCATATAATGGCAAGAATTTTGAAGCATGTTCAAACTCAAGCATTAGAAGCTGAACACCTTGTCAAAGACGATGGAAGCCCCAATGTTGAACGTATTAAAGA GATTTTCCATCAGTATGACTTTGACAGGAACAACGTCATGACAAAACCTGAATTAGAAGAACTAATAGGTTCAGTAAAATTTGGAGAAGTTGAAATCAATCGCGATGACTCCGTTAAGAAAGTGTTGAGGGACTTTGATAGAGATGGTAATGACAGGATCGACGAACATGAATTTGTCCATGGGATGACAAAATGGCTCAATGAGGCCATTAGCGCCACCAAATGCCCGGACAAGAAAAGGGCCATTGATGAATATGACACG ATTAAGTGGAGTGAAGTTGACAAAATAGTTTATGAGGTGGAAAAAGATGGAGAAATCAACTATAAGTTGTTGACACGGGCGTTTAACAAATCTATGCTTCAAGTTTTGTTGGGGATTGCAATACTGACATTGTGTGCAAAACCTCTAGTGATTAGTATTAAAGATTTATCAGATGATATGGGAATGCCTTCTTTCCTTATCCCTTTTGTAATGGTACCTCTTGCTCTAAATGCAAGAATGGCAATTGCAGCAATATTTCCAGCAAGTCAGAAGAGTTTAAAAACTGCTTCTTTGACATTCTCAGAG ATATATGGAGGAGTGATCATGAACAACATTATGGGCATGGCAACACTTTTGGCAGTGGTGTGTATGAGGGACCTAAGGTGGGATTATTCAGCTGAAGTGCTAATAATTTTGGTGGTTTGCTCTATAATTGGCCTTCTTGCATTTTTCCGCACCACATATCCACTTTGGACTTGTCTCTTAGCATTTTCTCTATACCCTTTTTCTGTGGTGCTCTTTTACCTTCTTGAATGTGTATTTGATTGGGCCTAA
- the LOC132623654 gene encoding sodium/calcium exchanger NCL1-like isoform X4: MSSLSQCLITFIFLLGQAQGRLLRLNSSNKNQLLNISDGVDPLISNQEYAHSSGKICEQVYGVFPCANSISGYIFLIGVYQYLLITGERLVSRGSKALFNILGPGTFGATIFPILKTLPRIVMVIASGVSARKEKAQNQISSGISTTVGATVFNLTLMWGICLINGTKDMTKEPGLQPAESSPFKRLKGLSDTGVTIDKETSYTAGIMLISLIPFVLVQPVTAFNSFFGRRILIFITLIVSLMLLLSYFLYQILNPWMQKRSLEYSKYENLLAGFLHHVQRHARGKLINEEGQPDIDAIKRFFHETDRDANKCLTLAELEKLILEMESGKVQVDKDFAISKILNSFDQNNDKIIEEEEFVEGCKRWIEEAKQIAQSDESNFKIRKVVEKYTKKQKDEIVEIEHIMARILKHVQTQALEAEHLVKDDGSPNVERIKEIFHQYDFDRNNVMTKPELEELIGSVKFGEVEINRDDSVKKVLRDFDRDGNDRIDEHEFVHGMTKWLNEAISATKCPDKKRAIDEYDTIKWSEVDKIVYEVEKDGEINYKLLTRAFNKSMLQVLLGIAILTLCAKPLVISIKDLSDDMGMPSFLIPFVMVPLALNARMAIAAIFPASQKSLKTASLTFSEIYGGVIMNNIMGMATLLAVVCMRDLRLR, encoded by the exons ATGTCAAGTCTTTCACAATGCTTAATCACATTTATTTTTCTACTTGGACAGGCGCAGGGCAGGCTTCTAAGGTTAAATTCTTCCAATAAGAACCAATTATTGAATATCTCAGATGGAGTTGATCCACTTATTAGCAATCAAGAATATGCACATTCTTCTGGAAAAATATGTGAGCAGGTTTATGGTGTTTTTCCATGTGCAAACAGCATTAGTGGTTACATTTTCTTGATAGGAGTGTACCAGTACTTGCTGATTACAGGGGAAAGACTTGTCTCAAGAGGAAGCAAGGCTCTCTTCAATATTCTTGGCCCTGGCACTTTTGGCGCCACTATTTTTCCAATCTTGAAGACTTTGCCCAGGATTGTCATGGTCATTG CATCTGGAGTTTCTGCTAGAAAAGAGAAAGCTCAGAATCAAATCTCTTCTGGAATTAGCACTACTGTTGGAGCCACAGTCTTCAATCTTACTTTAATGTGGGGAATATGTTTGATAAATGGCACTAAAGATATGACAAAAGAACCAGGTCTCCAACCTGCGGAATCTTCACCTTTCAAAAGATTGAAGGGCTTAAGTG ATACAGGCGTTACAATTGACAAGGAAACCAGTTACACTGCTGGAATCATGCTCATTTCCTTGATCCCATTTGTACTAGTTCAGCCAGTCACTGCTTTCAACTCATTCTTTGGAAGGCGTATTCTGATTTTCATCACACTTATAGTATCACTCATGCTTTTGCTCTCATACTTCCTTTATCAG ATTTTGAACCCTTGGATGCAAAAGAGAAGTTTAGAATACTCCAAATATGAGAATTTGCTAGCAGGATTTCTGCATCATGTACAGAGGCATGCAAGAGGGAAGCTCATTAATGAAGAAGGGCAACCTGATATTGATGCCATTAAAAG ATTTTTCCATGAGACTGATAGAGATGCTAACAAATGCCTAACACTTGCTGAATTGGAGAAACTTATACTTGAAATGGAATCAGGGAAGGTTCAGGTGGACAAAGATTTTGCTATTTCTAAGATATTGAATTCTTTTGACCAAAACAACGACAAAATAATCGAGGAGGAAGAGTTTGTTGAAGGATGCAAAAGATGGATCGAAGAAGCAAAGCAGATAGCTCAAAGTGATGAGTCAAATTTTAAAATACGCAAG GTTGTTGAAAAATATACTAAGAAGCAAAAGgatgaaattgttgaaattgAGCATATAATGGCAAGAATTTTGAAGCATGTTCAAACTCAAGCATTAGAAGCTGAACACCTTGTCAAAGACGATGGAAGCCCCAATGTTGAACGTATTAAAGA GATTTTCCATCAGTATGACTTTGACAGGAACAACGTCATGACAAAACCTGAATTAGAAGAACTAATAGGTTCAGTAAAATTTGGAGAAGTTGAAATCAATCGCGATGACTCCGTTAAGAAAGTGTTGAGGGACTTTGATAGAGATGGTAATGACAGGATCGACGAACATGAATTTGTCCATGGGATGACAAAATGGCTCAATGAGGCCATTAGCGCCACCAAATGCCCGGACAAGAAAAGGGCCATTGATGAATATGACACG ATTAAGTGGAGTGAAGTTGACAAAATAGTTTATGAGGTGGAAAAAGATGGAGAAATCAACTATAAGTTGTTGACACGGGCGTTTAACAAATCTATGCTTCAAGTTTTGTTGGGGATTGCAATACTGACATTGTGTGCAAAACCTCTAGTGATTAGTATTAAAGATTTATCAGATGATATGGGAATGCCTTCTTTCCTTATCCCTTTTGTAATGGTACCTCTTGCTCTAAATGCAAGAATGGCAATTGCAGCAATATTTCCAGCAAGTCAGAAGAGTTTAAAAACTGCTTCTTTGACATTCTCAGAG ATATATGGAGGAGTGATCATGAACAACATTATGGGCATGGCAACACTTTTGGCAGTGGTGTGTATGAGGGACCTAAG
- the LOC132623654 gene encoding sodium/calcium exchanger NCL1-like isoform X1, which produces MSSLSQCLITFIFLLGQAQGRLLRLNSSNKNQLLNISDGVDPLISNQEYAHSSGKICEQVYGVFPCANSISGYIFLIGVYQYLLITGERLVSRGSKALFNILGPGTFGATIFPILKTLPRIVMVIASGVSARKEKAQNQISSGISTTVGATVFNLTLMWGICLINGTKDMTKEPGLQPAESSPFKRLKGLSDTGVTIDKETSYTAGIMLISLIPFVLVQPVTAFNSFFGRRILIFITLIVSLMLLLSYFLYQILNPWMQKRSLEYSKYENLLAGFLHHVQRHARGKLINEEGQPDIDAIKRFFHETDRDANKCLTLAELEKLILEMESGKVQVDKDFAISKILNSFDQNNDKIIEEEEFVEGCKRWIEEAKQIAQSDESNFKIRKVVEKYTKKQKDEIVEIEHIMARILKHVQTQALEAEHLVKDDGSPNVERIKEIFHQYDFDRNNVMTKPELEELIGSVKFGEVEINRDDSVKKVLRDFDRDGNDRIDEHEFVHGMTKWLNEAISATKCPDKKRAIDEYDTIKWSEVDKIVYEVEKDGEINYKLLTRAFNKSMLQVLLGIAILTLCAKPLVISIKDLSDDMGMPSFLIPFVMVPLALNARMAIAAIFPASQKSLKTASLTFSEIYGGVIMNNIMGMATLLAVVCMRDLRWDYSAEVLIILVVCSIIGLLAFFRTTYPLWTCLLAFSLYPFSVVLFYLLECVFDWA; this is translated from the exons ATGTCAAGTCTTTCACAATGCTTAATCACATTTATTTTTCTACTTGGACAGGCGCAGGGCAGGCTTCTAAGGTTAAATTCTTCCAATAAGAACCAATTATTGAATATCTCAGATGGAGTTGATCCACTTATTAGCAATCAAGAATATGCACATTCTTCTGGAAAAATATGTGAGCAGGTTTATGGTGTTTTTCCATGTGCAAACAGCATTAGTGGTTACATTTTCTTGATAGGAGTGTACCAGTACTTGCTGATTACAGGGGAAAGACTTGTCTCAAGAGGAAGCAAGGCTCTCTTCAATATTCTTGGCCCTGGCACTTTTGGCGCCACTATTTTTCCAATCTTGAAGACTTTGCCCAGGATTGTCATGGTCATTG CATCTGGAGTTTCTGCTAGAAAAGAGAAAGCTCAGAATCAAATCTCTTCTGGAATTAGCACTACTGTTGGAGCCACAGTCTTCAATCTTACTTTAATGTGGGGAATATGTTTGATAAATGGCACTAAAGATATGACAAAAGAACCAGGTCTCCAACCTGCGGAATCTTCACCTTTCAAAAGATTGAAGGGCTTAAGTG ATACAGGCGTTACAATTGACAAGGAAACCAGTTACACTGCTGGAATCATGCTCATTTCCTTGATCCCATTTGTACTAGTTCAGCCAGTCACTGCTTTCAACTCATTCTTTGGAAGGCGTATTCTGATTTTCATCACACTTATAGTATCACTCATGCTTTTGCTCTCATACTTCCTTTATCAG ATTTTGAACCCTTGGATGCAAAAGAGAAGTTTAGAATACTCCAAATATGAGAATTTGCTAGCAGGATTTCTGCATCATGTACAGAGGCATGCAAGAGGGAAGCTCATTAATGAAGAAGGGCAACCTGATATTGATGCCATTAAAAG ATTTTTCCATGAGACTGATAGAGATGCTAACAAATGCCTAACACTTGCTGAATTGGAGAAACTTATACTTGAAATGGAATCAGGGAAGGTTCAGGTGGACAAAGATTTTGCTATTTCTAAGATATTGAATTCTTTTGACCAAAACAACGACAAAATAATCGAGGAGGAAGAGTTTGTTGAAGGATGCAAAAGATGGATCGAAGAAGCAAAGCAGATAGCTCAAAGTGATGAGTCAAATTTTAAAATACGCAAG GTTGTTGAAAAATATACTAAGAAGCAAAAGgatgaaattgttgaaattgAGCATATAATGGCAAGAATTTTGAAGCATGTTCAAACTCAAGCATTAGAAGCTGAACACCTTGTCAAAGACGATGGAAGCCCCAATGTTGAACGTATTAAAGA GATTTTCCATCAGTATGACTTTGACAGGAACAACGTCATGACAAAACCTGAATTAGAAGAACTAATAGGTTCAGTAAAATTTGGAGAAGTTGAAATCAATCGCGATGACTCCGTTAAGAAAGTGTTGAGGGACTTTGATAGAGATGGTAATGACAGGATCGACGAACATGAATTTGTCCATGGGATGACAAAATGGCTCAATGAGGCCATTAGCGCCACCAAATGCCCGGACAAGAAAAGGGCCATTGATGAATATGACACG ATTAAGTGGAGTGAAGTTGACAAAATAGTTTATGAGGTGGAAAAAGATGGAGAAATCAACTATAAGTTGTTGACACGGGCGTTTAACAAATCTATGCTTCAAGTTTTGTTGGGGATTGCAATACTGACATTGTGTGCAAAACCTCTAGTGATTAGTATTAAAGATTTATCAGATGATATGGGAATGCCTTCTTTCCTTATCCCTTTTGTAATGGTACCTCTTGCTCTAAATGCAAGAATGGCAATTGCAGCAATATTTCCAGCAAGTCAGAAGAGTTTAAAAACTGCTTCTTTGACATTCTCAGAG ATATATGGAGGAGTGATCATGAACAACATTATGGGCATGGCAACACTTTTGGCAGTGGTGTGTATGAGGGACCTAAGGTGGGATTATTCAGCTGAAGTGCTAATAATTTTGGTGGTTTGCTCTATAATTGGCCTTCTTGCATTTTTCCGCACCACATATCCACTTTGGACTTGTCTCTTAGCATTTTCTCTATACCCTTTTTCTGTGGTGCTCTTTTACCTTCTTGAATGTGTATTTGATTGGGCCTAA